TCGCCTGGCAACGACAACAGCTCTTCTGCCGCGTTTCCCTGGCTCGAGGCCGGCTGGAGGAAGCATTCCAACAAAGCACAAATCTCCCGGCACTGGCTGCGGCCTCGAAAAAGAGCTATTTGGAGGCCGAAACGGCTGCCTTTCAAGCAGACATCCTCGAACAACTTGGCCGAACCCAGGAGGCCATCGCGGCGTACCAACGAAATCTTGGCGAAGGTGTGCCAGCCGGACGCCAGCGCCAGGCTTTGCTCAAAATCACCCAACTCTCCCTGGCTCAAACAAACGAAAGCCCAAAAGTGTTCGCGGTAAAAATTGCCGAAGCAGCCCAAACCTTGGAAAAGTTCCTCGCCCGCGCGCCGCTCCCGGATTCTGCGGACTTGGCGCTCCTCACCCTGGGCGAGTTGCGCTTGCGCCAATATGAAGCCGGACAGCTTGCCAACGGGCTGACCGGCGCCGCAACCAATGCGCTCATCGCGACAAATTACCTCCAGGAAGCTATCTCCGCCTTCGAGCGGTTTACCACGAATTTTCCCAAAAGCTCCCGGTTCGGCAAGGTAGAGCTCGATCTGGGCTGGTGCTTTCTGCGCAGCACCAACTTGCCCGCAAGCCAGGCCGCTTTCCGGCTTGCCGTTGAACGCCTGCCGGTGGGGCTCGATCAGGCCATCGCTTATTTCAAACTGGCTGATGTCGAGTACCTCCAAACCAACTTCCCTGCGGCTATTTCTAATTACCAGGCCGTCATCGACAAGTTCGCCGTGCTGCCACAAGCTCGAACCAACCTCCTGGAGCCAGCCTTTTACCAGATCATTCGCGCCGGTTTAGCCTCTGGCAATCTGCCTGCCGCCACCAACGCTCTGGCGCATCTTTTGCATTCATTTCCCGATGGCTTTTATTCCGACCGCGCCGTGCTGCTGACCGGCCAGGCCATTGGACCGCAAAATCCGGCCGGGGCGCGGCGGCTATTCCTTGATTTTGCACAGGGCTATCCCGCCGACCCGTTGCTGCCCGAACTCCAATTGGCCATCGCCCGCACGTACGAACTGCAAAACCAGTGGACTAATGCCATTCCCCAGTACGATCAGTGGCTGGCCCAGTTTACTAACAATCCCGCGCGACCACGCGCCGAGTACTTCCGCGCCCGGGCAGATTTCGAAGCGGGCCGTGAAACCAATGCCTTGCGCGCATTCACCGCTTTTGTGGCCGACTACCCCACCAATGAACTGGCGCCGATGGCCCAATGGTGGGTAGCCGATTACTATTACAGCGCCGGAAACTTTTGGGAGGCGGAGAAAAATTATCAGCTCTGTTATCAGAACACCAACTGGCCTCCATCCGAACTGAGCTACCAGGCCCAAATGATGGCGGGGCGCTCGGCCTTCGGACGGCAGGGCTGGAAAGATGCGCGCGATTATTTCACCACCCTGGCCCTCAACACCAACTGCCCTGCCGGCGTGCCGCCAGAAACTTTTAACATGCTGCGGGCTCAGGCCTTTTTCGCCCTGGGTGATACCTTGCTCGCCCAGGATTCAACCAACCGCCTCGCTGATGCCCAGGACGCCATCAGCGCCTTTAACCAGATATTCTATTTGTGCCCCAGCAACCAACTGGCTGTCCTGGCCTGGGGCGAGAAGGCCAACTGTTTTCTTACCTCGCAGGATTATGGGGCTGCTTCCAATGCCTTCCAAATGGTGCTGGATTCACCCTTAGCCGCGCCCGCCGCCCGCAGCATGGCCAAGGTCGGCCAGGGGGTCATCCTGGAAAAATTGGCCGAGCAAAAATCCGGCCCGGAACGCGGCCAACTGTTGCTGCTCGCCAGCAATTCTTACCTCGACGTGTATGACGGCAAAATTCTTCGGGACGGTGAGAAGGCGGACCCTTATTGGAAGCGCAAGGCCGGGATTGAGGCTGCCCGGCTTCAAGCCGAAATGAAACACCCGGGCGCAGCCCGGCGCATTTACCAGGACCTGCGCGATCCAAGGTTCGAGGATAAGATCAACGCCCTTCAAGCCCAGGAAACTGAGGCCACCCGCAAAGACTGACGCCCTTTCGGCTGCGCTGTCCGGCGTGGCGCGCGCCGGACAGCGCCCGAGGCGGGCCGTTTCAACTGGCCCTTTCCAGACACAGAAGGTTTTTTCGAGTGAAGGCCACCGCGATGAGGCCCCCTCCCAGGAGCAAGCTCGCGGAGCCAGGTTCCGGCACCGGCTGCACGAGGAAC
This genomic window from Verrucomicrobiia bacterium contains:
- a CDS encoding tetratricopeptide repeat protein codes for the protein MLSRWSLVLFALLAAGPQVRAASAGENRAFDSASKDFSNGIWDRAESEFGAFRQTFTNSSRLPEAVLFQAEARFQRTNYDGAMQLLSAYQDFAGNLGDEYLFWQGQAAFEKRDFKAAADLFARLVHVFPASPRRLEAALRQANSYALRSDWGRVAQLLEQTNGVFQTAARTNLASELVSRGFLLLGEAQIAEGNIDAAQSALKAIGAAALDPELAWQRQQLFCRVSLARGRLEEAFQQSTNLPALAAASKKSYLEAETAAFQADILEQLGRTQEAIAAYQRNLGEGVPAGRQRQALLKITQLSLAQTNESPKVFAVKIAEAAQTLEKFLARAPLPDSADLALLTLGELRLRQYEAGQLANGLTGAATNALIATNYLQEAISAFERFTTNFPKSSRFGKVELDLGWCFLRSTNLPASQAAFRLAVERLPVGLDQAIAYFKLADVEYLQTNFPAAISNYQAVIDKFAVLPQARTNLLEPAFYQIIRAGLASGNLPAATNALAHLLHSFPDGFYSDRAVLLTGQAIGPQNPAGARRLFLDFAQGYPADPLLPELQLAIARTYELQNQWTNAIPQYDQWLAQFTNNPARPRAEYFRARADFEAGRETNALRAFTAFVADYPTNELAPMAQWWVADYYYSAGNFWEAEKNYQLCYQNTNWPPSELSYQAQMMAGRSAFGRQGWKDARDYFTTLALNTNCPAGVPPETFNMLRAQAFFALGDTLLAQDSTNRLADAQDAISAFNQIFYLCPSNQLAVLAWGEKANCFLTSQDYGAASNAFQMVLDSPLAAPAARSMAKVGQGVILEKLAEQKSGPERGQLLLLASNSYLDVYDGKILRDGEKADPYWKRKAGIEAARLQAEMKHPGAARRIYQDLRDPRFEDKINALQAQETEATRKD